From Nicotiana tabacum cultivar K326 chromosome 22, ASM71507v2, whole genome shotgun sequence, one genomic window encodes:
- the LOC107801501 gene encoding 7-dehydrocholesterol reductase — MAESQLVHPPLVTYLSMIALLTLAPPFVILMWYTNVHADGSVLQTFNYLRENGLQGLIDIWPRPSAVAGKIIICYALFEAALQLLLPGKTVQGPISPTGHRPVYKANGMAAYIVTLITYLSLWWFGIFNPTIVYDHLGEILSTLNFGSLIFCLFLYIKGHVAPSSTDHGSSGNIIIDFYWGMELYPRIGKHFDIKVFTNCRFGMISWGVLPITYCIKQYEEYGSLSDSMLVNTILTLVYVTKFFWWEAGYWNTMDIAHDRAGFYICWGCLVWLPCIYTSPGMYLVKQPVNLGLQLAIYILVAGVLCVYINYDCDRQRQEFRRTNGKCLVWGKAPSKIVASYTTTTGETKTSLLLTSGWWGLARHFHYVPEILASFFWSVPALFNHFIPYFYVIYLTILLFDRAKRDDDRCKSKYGKYWKLYCEKVPYRVIPGIY, encoded by the exons ATGGCGGAGAGTCAGTTGGTGCACCCGCCTTTAGTCACTTACCTGTCAATGATCGCTCTTCTCACTTTAGCACCCCCTTTTGTTATTCTCAT GTGGTATACAAATGTTCATGCTGATGGGTCTGTATTGCAAACATTTAATTACCTAAGGGAGAATGGTCTGCAAGGACTCATTGATATTTGGCCAAGACCCAGTGCAGTTGcgggaaaaataataatttgcTATGCTCTATTCGAGGCCGCACTTCAGCTTTTGTTGCCGGGTAAAACGGTCCAAGGGCCGATATCTCCAACTGGACACAGGCCTGTCTATAAG GCAAATGGCATGGCAGCATATATAGTGACACTAATTACGTATCTCAGTCTTTGGTG GTTTGGAATATTCAATCCTACAATTGTGTATGATCATCTGGGGGAGATTCTCTCTACACTAAATTTTGGAAGCTTAATCTTCTGTCTCTTCTTATACATAAAA GGTCATGTTGCGCCATCTTCCACTGATCACGGTTCATCAGGGAACATAATAATCGACTTCTATTGG GGGATGGAGCTATATCCTCGCATTGGCAAACACTTTGATATCAAGGTCTTCACAAACTGCAGATTTGGCATGATTTCTTGGGGAGTTCTCCCTATTACCTACTGTATAAAGCAG TATGAAGAATATGGAAGTCTCTCCGATTCCATGCTTGTAAATACCATATTGACATTGGTGTATGTCACGAAATTCTTTTGGTGGGAAGCAGGGTACTGGAACACCATGGATATTGCACATGACCGAG CCGGCTTTTACATATGCTGGGGATGCTTAGTATGGCTTCCATGCATATATACTTCTCCTGGCATGTACCTTGTCAAGCAACCTGTAAATCTTGGACTTCAG CTTGCAATTTATATTCTCGTAGCTGGTGTTCTCTGCGTATACATAAACTATGATTGTGACAGACAGAGGCAAGAGTTTCGTAGAACAAATGGCAAATGCCTTGTCTGGGGAAAGGCTCCATCAAAG ATTGTTGCCTCATACACTACTACCACTGGTGAGACTAAAACCAGCCTTCTCCTGACATCTGGATG GTGGGGCTTAGCTCGGCACTTCCATTACGTTCCAGAAATACTAGCTTCATTTTTCTGGAGTGTACCAGCTCTTTTCAACCAT TTCATTCCCTACTTCTATGTAATCTATCTGACGATCCTCCTTTTCGATCGAGCCAAAAGGGATGATGACCGATGCAAGTCAAA GTATGGCAAATACTGGAAATTGTATTGTGAAAAGGTACCTTACCGGGTCATACCCGGAATTTACTAG